Within bacterium, the genomic segment TGGTTGTCCGTCTACGGAACGGACATGGACAAGCACGGACAGGGACAAGCCCTGTCCCTACACTTCCGCCTTCTGTCCTGTGTTATTTATCCGTGCTAATTCGTGCATACCTGAACGGTTACAAAAAAATGAAGGCCCTCGGATAGACACGGGGTTCACCCCGCCCCAATCCTCCGTAGTCCCATATTCCCCTTGGGACAAACCTTTCGACATTCATTACAACTGATGCACTCCAGGGGGCTGACCCTAACAGTGGTGCCTGCCTTTTCTATGGCCTCGACTTTACATTGCTCTACACAAAGATTGCAAAGGCCGCAATTTCCTTTGGAGCTAAATTTAAAAAGGCTCAGCCTGGAACCTAAGCCTAAACCTGCGCCTACCGGACAGAGATATTTGCACCAAAACCGAAACTCAAACCCCGCGGCTATTAAAACAAGTCCGAGCAATATCCAGTGGAACTTTCCACCTGTCCAGGAAAAGAGGGTATTAAAAGGCTCTATGTTGGCTATATTGGCATTATCTATTAGTAAAGCCGCCATAAGCAGCCCCCACAATAGAAAATATTTCACCTGTCTTATTCCCTTACCCAAGGCAGGCAGATACCCCCTTTTGGGGCTGAGTTGATAAATGAATTCCTGAACGGTTCCGAAGGGGCAGAGAAAGCCGCAGTAGAAACGCCCCCAGAGAAGGGTTGTTATCAGGATAAAGGCCATAAAGAGATAGAAGAAAGGGTTGTATATCAGAAGGGGTAAATGATAGGTGATGATATTAACCAGATTGACCGTTGATAGGGAACTGCTTTTTATGAAGCCTAAAAAGATAAGGGCAAAGACTAAAGAAAGATAGCGAAGCCACCTCTTTTGAGTAAGAAAACCCCCTAAGGCCATCAGGAAGAGAACAGCCAGTCCCGACAGCTCTGCCCTCTGTTTAAGTTGATGTTCAGGGGTTTCGCCGTCCTTCACCTTGAGTCCGAGACGATCCCTGGCGGCCTGAAGCACGCCTTTTTTGACAGAGCGGGCAATGGCTTCGGCGGTAATAGTGGCCCGGCTGATGCCATCTAAGTCATAACCTATCCGAAGTGAATCCTCGATCCCTTTTCCTTTAAACTGATCTTTGAAAGAAGGATCATATATTCCTTCTACATAAGAGGGTGTTTCAGTATGTTCCAGGATTTCGAGGCCGGTAATCTTTCCGGACAGATCAAGCCCCACCATAATCTTAATCTGACCGGCATAACCTCTTTCTTCTGGAGTAAGGTCGGTGGTGATAAAGCAAAGACCGACCAGTTGTCGATTTCCAGCCGGGTCTATTCGGTAGGCTTCATACAAAGGGGGACGGCCTTTTTTTTCGGAGAAACTAATCCCTTCCCCCGGCATCACTGCCCGGAGGGCTTCTTTTTCCCTGGCTAATTCAGTTTCCTCTCCTTGAGGCTTTAGTTGCTGAACATAGTTGAAACCTAAAGCGGCAATTAGACTAATTAAGGCGGTAAGTCTTATCACGTTTTCGAGTTTCGAGGGGCCATACAAAAGTTGGGTCTTGTTCATCATTTCGGCCAGTTACCTTCCCACCTTCCCGAAAGCTTGAAGCCTTCGGGAAGGTAAATAGCCCCCTTGGCCGAAACGATGAACATCTCCCCAGCTCGAAACCTAAAACTGTTTACGGGCCAACGGCCAGGAACATGGTGTGGCCTTCTCTTTTAAGCAGAAGGATCGCCCCTCCCGGCCCCATATCTTTGACTATCTTCTGGAATTGAGCAAGGGAATCGATGGGAATATTATTTATCTCTTTTATTATATCACCCTGCTTAAGCCCAAAGGTATAGGCCGGACTTTCAGGATCCACTTCTGAGACCAGAAGCCCTCTTTCCGCCGGAGGCAGATTAAACTGTTTAGCTAAGGCCGGCGTCAGTATTCGAAGGGTCAAACCCAACCAGATTCCCGCCCTATCCCTCTTTGATTCAGAAGGCATCTCAGATAGAGTAAGGGGAATAACCAATTTCTGCCCCTTGCGAAAAATAGAAAGTACCACCCGCTGGCCGACCCTGCCCTGAAG encodes:
- a CDS encoding 4Fe-4S binding protein — its product is MMNKTQLLYGPSKLENVIRLTALISLIAALGFNYVQQLKPQGEETELAREKEALRAVMPGEGISFSEKKGRPPLYEAYRIDPAGNRQLVGLCFITTDLTPEERGYAGQIKIMVGLDLSGKITGLEILEHTETPSYVEGIYDPSFKDQFKGKGIEDSLRIGYDLDGISRATITAEAIARSVKKGVLQAARDRLGLKVKDGETPEHQLKQRAELSGLAVLFLMALGGFLTQKRWLRYLSLVFALIFLGFIKSSSLSTVNLVNIITYHLPLLIYNPFFYLFMAFILITTLLWGRFYCGFLCPFGTVQEFIYQLSPKRGYLPALGKGIRQVKYFLLWGLLMAALLIDNANIANIEPFNTLFSWTGGKFHWILLGLVLIAAGFEFRFWCKYLCPVGAGLGLGSRLSLFKFSSKGNCGLCNLCVEQCKVEAIEKAGTTVRVSPLECISCNECRKVCPKGNMGLRRIGAG